In Prionailurus bengalensis isolate Pbe53 chromosome D4, Fcat_Pben_1.1_paternal_pri, whole genome shotgun sequence, the DNA window cttctgtctcctcgTCCTACCTGCTATGTACTCCTCTGACACAAGGGGGAGCCTGCCAACTGAGCATGGAGGTGAGAGGCTGGAGGATGCCATTAAAGAAGGGCTGGGGGAAAGCCTGGCCTGCCCTTTTAAGAGTCTTTGTTTCCTTAGTGTTGTCCCGCCAGCTTCGTGCCCTCTCCAGCGAGGATCCTCACCAGCTGGAGCTGCCTGCCCTGCAGTCAGAGGTACCAAAGGACAGCTCAGACCAGGAGCTCCAGGCTCTCGGCAACTCTTGCTGTGTGCTGAGACAGATGCCTCAGGCTCCTGGTGCCGAGCCTGCCTTGACATTGccacttcctgtcccctccccaaagTCCCCCTGCTCAGGTCCAGTCCTTCCCCTGCCCGCAAACTTCACAAGAGAAGGGGGATGGCTCCCTACTCACAGCCCCACATCTGTTATCTTACAGGGCAGATATTCAGGCTAGATGTGaggatatggggggggggggggggctaagcCAGAGCCCAGAGTTCCTAGTCTGTGTCCAAATAAAAGGAATGGGAGAGGGCTAGCCTGAGCCCCCGTGTCCTGTCAGGAAGCCTGGGAGTTCAAACACATCACACTTCACTGGCTTTCTGGGTCTTTTATTTATACCCATGTATGTCTGCCACCCCATGAATGGGCCTGGGGGAGTCAACTAACCTCCTCAATCATTTCATGCAGTGAGGGGATTGGGtgagggaagaaataaataagtgattCTGACTCCTGGGTCACCCTCAACCCCTCTTTACTGGCGCGATTGGGTAGGGAGAAGGGTAGGGGCATGATTGTCTTGGTGGCTCAGGGCTGCAGGAGAttggtggggtgaggggtgaagAGGAAAGGCCAGGCTGGAGGCTGGGCTGTTAGAGCCTCTCTCCGACAGTTCAGAGAGCTCACTTTGGGTTTGCCATGGCTTCCTTTGGTCCAAGTTTAGGCCCTGTGCTTAGTCCTGTGCCCTGTTCGGCTATCGGCCTGGAGGCCTTtttatgctgctgctgctgcagggcCAGCTGCATGGCCCAGATGCTCAGCGGCCGCATGTAGGCCAATGAGCGGAATACCCGCTGCTGGCAGTATGCTTCAGGGGTCTGGAAGGCCAGGCCCAGGCGCTCCCACACAGTTCGGTAGCAGCCTTCAGCTGTCTGGAAACCTTCCCAAGTCAGGCCCTGTAGGAAGAGATGTCAGTCACATTACTCGGCAATCCCTGAGTAGCCACTTAAGCTGGACAGATGGAGACAGTAGGGTCTCTCCCCTCAGGGAGTTCTCAGCTTGTGGTAGAAACAAACATGATCCGTAGGCAGAAGACTGAGGCAGGAAATGGAAGGCATGCCAGGGAAAAGGGAGAGGTCTTCCAGATGGGTCAGGCCCTACAGAGGTCTGATGGCTGATCAAGTTTGCCAGCCCAAGGTACAGATGGTAGAGAGATGGAAAGGGAGTGTATTACCTCCTGGATCATGGTGGCTGCCAACCCATAGACCACACCCACCCAGACTTCATCAGACTGGACACTGGATCTGTCAGGAACACCATGGGGCTGCATCCCATTCACAGCCCCCATGGCTCCTCCTGCAAAGGCCCGGACATTGAACTCGAAGATGGTTTGGAGAGCACAGACCACGTGAGGGGTAGGAAATACCTAGAGGGGTAAAGGCAGAGACACGCTTCCTTAAATTTGCTTCCCACCTCCAGAAAAAAACCAACTTCCTCTCTGGCTCCTCTTCCTAGTCTTTCTCACCTCAGTGTCTCCTTCTCCTAGACCACTGGCCCTCAGGAACCACTGGCCAGCACACTGGTCAGACATGATGCTACAGGACTGAGGTGGAGGGCTGCAATCATAGTTGTAATAGCGGCCTGGAGTACAGGAAGACAAAATAAGGCTCCTTGTGTCCCCATAGCTGCCTTAGGTCTCCTTAGGCTCATCCAACTCACCATTCCATAGTAGTCTCTCATAGGCTTCTTGACCTCGTCTAAGGATGGAAGAAAACTTATCCTGGACATCCTGTGCCCCACATAGGACAGCCATCTGAACCATCACAGCCACAGCTGCCAGCCACAGTCCTCCACAGTAAGCACTGATCAGGGACACGGATTTGGAGGTCAGACTGGCAGCTCCAGCCACTCCCATGCATAACAAGCAATGAGTCATTCTTCCTTGAGCCCACAATTCTTTGGTGCCCAGTTCCCCACCTCAGGTACCCTAGAAGTCCCTACTCTCCAACCTGGGGCCTGTGGTGACCCATCCATCATAGGTCTGGTCTGCATAGCCTCCATTCTCAATGAGTCCATCTTGGTCCTTGTCAAACTTCATTTCAGACTCCATCACGGCCTAGAGAGGGACCAAGATACTGAAGACCTAGATGGATACTAAGGAGCGACACAATAGCCAGCTGGGTTCTCCCCAAACACCAGTCATGCCCTGGGCACACTGGCCACTGCCCATGCATGTCTTACCAGACATACAGGCCACATGTCTCTCAGGAAGCCCTGGTCACCCGTCAGGTAATAGTCTCGGTAAACCTGCAGCACAAACTTCAGGTTTAGGTCCTTCCAGTCAGCGGTATCGTGGACCACATACGCATTGACCCGGAGCCATGGCTCGTCATCTGTGGGAGGGGAGGAAACCTGACTGATTTGCATTGGTGGGTTGGGTAGAGGGTACAAAAGttgagggagggaagcaaactcAGGGCTGGAGGAATTTTTACCTGGGTCCCCAATATCATGGGGGATGACGTTCCTCCTTTTCACAGGTGCCATTACCCCACTCATCAGGTATTGTCGCCGTGTCAGGTCCTCCCTGAGCGTGGCCAGAGCTGGCGGAGCAGACATACAATTGGGGGCGGGAGTAGTGAATGGGCAGACTTGAGGTGGGGCACAGAACTGTTTGTGACCCTAGAGGGGAACCAGTAAGCAGGATGTGGACATGTTGggtagagaggaggaaggagacaatCTCAGGGACCAAAAAGATTTGTGGGTGTGGGGAGCTAAAAGGGCAGAAAGGGAACAAAAGGGACCCATACCCATGTCATACTGCAGGCTGAGCTCGAGTTTGGGCCAGAGCATGACGAGGGCGAACGAAGCATAAAAGTGGACGTCATATGTGTTGTACATGCGATATTCCTggcctggaggaaggagggagacacactGTCTCCAGAATTCCTGCTTCCCCTCCAAGTCCCCTCCCTAGCTTGTCCTTGAGCTGGGGATGGGGCACTGTCATACTCCACACCCGCCACTTAAGCCCCTCATTCCAACCAATCCCCTGGGGGAGGCAAAACCCACCATCCTGCCTTCTGGCAGGGCACTAACTGGCCCCATGGATTCGGCCTGCTGTACTGCAGTCCACCACCAGCCTGTACCTTCAAGGTAGCCAAATCGACCATACTCCTGGAGGATGGGGCGGAGCTGACACATGCTTCCCACCAGCTCCTCTGGTAAGGAGTCTTCAGGAACCTCCAGCCATACTGTGCCTCCATCAGCCAGGAAGTATAGTTCATTGAACAGCGCAGATTTGTACCAGGCAGGCAAGGATCTGGGGAGTCAGGAGGAGGGAATGCTCTAATGAACGTGGACCTCCAAGGAAGGGAAGGATTTTGGAGTTCTGCAGAGTGGGGGGCACCAAGTGAATCCCAGCCCAACTCTGCTGACTGTGGTGGGTGGAGATTGAACCAAGGAGTCCCATTTGGAGTGTGAGTGCCCAGGAGAAGGGTAAGAGAGGCCCCATTCACACCTGTCGTCCAATACCGGGCTCTGCCAAGCTGAGATCTTCTCTTCCCAGTCTGTGTATCGGCACAACGCATAGTGGCTAAGGGTGGGAGCTGCATTACCATCGCGGCCAAAGAACCTTGTGTACCGTCTgggatggaaagggaaggaatgaGAACTCGGGCTCCAGGTCAGAGCTCCAGCACCTTGGATCCCTGAATTCTTTTGATCCCTTCACCTGTAGTAGACCTGGCCCTTAGCTCCAAACATGATTCTGGGCATATCCCAAGCCAGCGAGAACTCCAGGCGGCACTGGCCTCGAGGTGGCAGCTTGCCCGTAACACACACAGCCCCAGCAATGCCTACTCCTTTCTGTGAGGGGGTGCTTCGGCCTGAGGGAAGCACAAGAGAAATTGGCATAGGCATCCTCTTCAGCCCCAAGGATCCCTAATATGGGAATAAGGCCTATTCATGACCAGGGCTCTCACCCCTCCTCCCAAGACAGGGACAACCTCTCTTCCCACCACCTCCCTATCAAACCCCCCCCCGTCACCAGCAGGGGAGTCCAGCTGTCCATCTTGAAGTAGGTCTTGCCACACCTGCTGCCCAGTGCTGTCAGGGTCAAAGGCTGTGATGTGGGTTACCGTGGTATCCGCCTGTTAGGGGGCCAAAGACTGAGGGGAAGCTCCACAAGTATGCTGGCTTTGGACTAACTCTCCAGTTCCCATTATAATTCCCACCTCCAAGTTCTAGAGGCTTAAGGGCTGTAGTGAGGATGGGATtcaggaaatgaggaaatgaagagaCCCTGGCGAGATGGGGTGGGCTCAGGGGCCAGGCTGAGGGTAGGGGTTTGCGGACTAAGGTCTAGGGCGGGCTCTTCCATACCGTGAGTCGTGCAGCCACAGCCATCGTGTAGGGGTTTGGAAGAGTTGGATGATGCAGCAGCAGCCCCTGTACAGTCTCCCCATCACGCTCCAGATAGAAGGGCTCATTCCACAATCCCCCTGGGGCATCATCTCCACCCCCCAGTCCATTCCGCATGGAGAACATGATGGACACGTCCAGGGCTTCATCCCCTTCATTTTCCACATCCCACACAAAGACTCCTACAGGCAGGCTGCTGTCCTGGGAGCAAAAGATCAGACTCAGATGGTCCCAGTGTAGCGCCTCCTGGCCCCACTCCTCCGTACCAAGGACCTGGCTCAAATATTACTCCCTGCCCCCAGTAGACTCTCTTTTGTTTCCACTTGCATCTCCCCAGATTTCCAGCAGGCTGTCTTACCAACTGAGCGGAGATCCTGGAAAACCGGCATGATGTCTTTCACAGATCATGGAATTTCCAGCAGAGACAGATCTCAGGGAAGGGAGGGCAATGGAGGAAACATAGTGGGAGCCTCACCTGGTAGTCATGGGGCAAGATGGGTGTGATCTGGCGACAGGTAAGGGTGACATTCTGGCCAGGAAGCTGATAGACAGTCCAGGCTCGGGGATAGAGGGCGTGGTAGAATGCAAAGTACCCACACAGGCCCCAGTTCCAGCTGCGTAGGACACTTGGGCGCTCCACAGACAGGACTTGCTGGTACACAGTCGTCCCTTCCCGACGCAAGCATACTGTGAACTAAACCAAGAAGGCAGATAGGCTGGATGGGGTAACCACAGGCACCTCAAACTAGTCTCCCGTCCCCTTTCAGAGCCTGCAGTGGTTATCATTGCACCACAGCCTCACTCATCCCCCAGACCTCTCCCCCAGTGGTGAGTCACCACCAAGTcctgcctcctctcttctcccaggcttcctctcccttcttacTATGGTGGTCTTAGCACCCTCACCATTTCTGCTTTTATGCTCTGCCTCTTGCCATCTGGTATCAGAGGATCTTTCTTACAGGCAAATCAAGACATGTTAGTCTGTGGTTATGTTTCAGTGACTCCCCATGGCCCTCAGGCTAAAGTCTAAATTCTTCTTCCTGGCTTTGAGGGCCCTTCTTGATCTGGCCTCTCCCTGCCTATCAGACTCATTACTGTTCAAGCACTTAATATTCTGGTCATATTGAATACTCACTGTTTCTTGAACACACTAACTACATTTCCTCCTCCATGCCTTTGCTCCTGCTCATTCTCCATCTGGTGAAACCTCTCATCCTTCAAGGCCTAGGTCAAATGCCATCTCCTCTCCGCAAGCAGTGAGTCATTCTCCTGTGTGTCCCCCTACCCCTCTAGTTTAGCATGTTATAATGGTTTTGTTTACATTCTGACTCCCTGACTGCTCTGTGGGTTTTTTGAAGGCAGGGCCCTCTCCAGGTCACTGAGGTCCCCCTCTCCAATTATGACTCCACATCAGAGACAGGCAGAGTTGGCACGTGTAGGGAGAGCATGAGGAAAGTCTAGAGCAACGTCCCTTTTTTCTCAGCATACTATCTATCCCTCTTATTTTGGTTCTTAGGTGGTCTCACAGTCTCCATTTTCTCAAAGTCCTATTGccctaaaaaaatttaagcttttgGAGTATATGGGCTATAAGGGGTTAATCTTTCTTCCCTTGCTTCAAAGTATGCCTGACAAATTTTAATGTATGTGTACAATAATTTGTACACAAATTATTGGCTAAGTGGCTAAGACTATGGGCTTTGAACCACAGTGAGAGCTGGTTCTGGATCCCAGAGCTTCCATTTACcaaccatgtgaccttgggcatgttactAAATCTCTTtggatctcagtttccttatctataaaatgggtgtaATAATGGTTCTTACCTTGTAGGActgtctttaaatattaaatatcatacAAAATGCATAGCACAATCTCTAGTACATGTTAAGCATGCAATAATTACTTTAACTCGAGTCACGATTCCGGAAGGCACTTCCCCTCAGGATACCTAATGGATGAGCCAGAGAGGAAGCTTGGGGCATTGGGTAGGGTTGGTAAACCTGAACTAGGAAGGGCATTGCCATTAATTGGACTCAAGGTCTGCTAgtcattttttctttgaagatgaGCTGAAAGCTGGAAGCATCCCTCAGACAGGAAATGGGAATGTGGTGGACAACTGCACATATAAGGTTGCTGGAGAGAGATGATGAAAGGTAGACTAGATGCCTCTGGCAACTGAAGGTCCAGATGTGatgaaggaacagagggaaaagaaatgaagcttcagaaaagggaaaaaaggagatcTATGCCTGAGACAGGAGGGACTTCCCAGGCCCTCAGCCAGGGAGACCACCAGAGGAGTGATCACCAGCAGAGGAGCTGACCTCTAGCTGAAGGCTAGCCAATCAGGGTGAAGAGTAGGTACCCTACACATCTTTTTTCCCCATGCATTTATAaacttttgggtttgttttcccTTCTGGTACTACTGAATGTTCTTTTAACCAGGTTAAGGGATCTGGAAATTCCCTGCTCCCCCTGGCTGGGGACTGGCTGAGCTAGTGGAGCTGGGGCAGCAAAGTAGGTAGGAGCCATTTACTAGAGAAATAGAGGGCATGAAGGTGCTGGGGCTGTTTACTCTTTTAAGAAACATGTGCTCTGGGAGTATCTCATTCCTAGTATATCCTAGCACAAGGGTGGGCACATGGGAAGCATCGTGAAAATACTTATTGGACTGAATCATGTGCACATCTAATTTCTACATCCTACACTGGCCAAGAGGCTTTTCCTGGTCTGGGGTACTGTCCTGGACTCTCCTTCACCTCCTCGTTCTTACTTGGTCAGCAATGACTGTCTGGTGCTGGTACATTCCAGGATTGAGCTGCCAACGACAGAACTGGCCTCTCCAACCTCGAGTGATAGTGCCTCCCCCGATGCCACCCAAAGGACAACCTAAAGATAGAATCAGGATGGTTAGTGGGAcatgggaagaggaaaagaagcccATTCCTCACTTTCTAGACTATAAAGATGAGTTCCTCTAAAAACCCTGGGGATATCAGATCAACACACTGTATgctttaaacttacacagtgttttATGTCAAGTATAGCTCAgtaaagctggaggaaaaaaaacccagggaaAGGGGCTGTGCAACTTGCAAAAACTGGACGCCTCTTGCCTAGCTCTGCAGTAGACCCAGAGGCTGGGCCCTCTCTGTGCAGAGCAGAGCTGGGGTAGACTCACCATAGATCTGTCTCAGGGGTACACAATTGATGAGGTCAATGAAAGGTGTTTTCTTCTCCACCTGGGTCTTCCGGTACCACCACTGCAAATACCTGAGGAGCAAGAGGCAGTGTGAGTGGAAGGGGCAGTGGGCGGTATCTCCTGGGCTGCaatcccctgcctctctctggtcACCCAGTTGTAACTTCCAGTTACATGGCTGCCAAGGACCATTCCCTTCACTTCcaaatctctcttccttttcactTCTCTATAGTTCAAGGTCCCCTACTCTTCTCAGTCACCCCAGCTTACAGCATGGGACTatctttgtttctcctctttattCTCCTCAGGAGCTTCTGACCATGCCTCACCTGTAACTCCACTACCACTGCTTGGCTTTAGTTCAGGAGCTTTGCCTGAGGTGCTGAGAGGGCCAGTTTTGTTTCCCTGACTACACCCCCCCGCCCACCATGGGAACAGTCTGCTGTGataactttcttcttcttcttcttctttttcttcttattttctagagggtggggaggagcagagagaaagggggagagagaatcccaagcaggctccacactcagcacagagcccaacatggggctggatcccacaaccctgggatcatgacctgagccaaaaccaagagttggatgctcaacctattgagccaccaaagcaccccactttcttctttttaaagtgactatttttcttcctgattgtGAAAGATGAAAATTTGTACAGTATACtagatggaagaggaaaaaatccCACCCATAGACAACCAGTGTTTACATTTTGGGGCATAACCTTTTAAGTCGTCTTTAAAACTTCAGCATTTAAATAGTAAGGTTTCTGAGTTTGCTCTCTCATAGTATCCTAGTAAAGCCTAAAAATCCCTACCTGGGGATTTCCTGGTCTTGTCATAGCTCTATATCCAATAAGCAAATGGTTTTGTTTGGGATTCAAGGCGCTGACATTGGTTTCAGCCTCTCTTCCAATCTTAAGTCCTACAGATTCCCATTCAGAGTGGGTCATCACTAAGCGACCCTTGTCCCACCAGACTCTCCCAATTCTATTCTCCTCCCTAGCCAGCCATTTTATACCTATTGTTCAAAGCACACCACTTGTAACTATGTAATTGGGTAAacaacttctctaagcctcagtttcctcatctacaaaatggggtaCCTCCTGCCCTGCCTATTTCGTGGAATGGTTGAAAGAGCAAATAACATTATAAATAGGAAAGCCATAGGGTACCTGTGTCAGGTATTACTGTTACTTGCACATACGCTATCTGAACTCCCAATCAGATGCTGTCTTGTTCTTTCAGTGTTTCTCACACGAGTCTGACACACTTTTAAATTTCTTGGGGAAAGGGATAGTGACAAAGACTAGCTGATTATTACCACAGCTTTAAGCACAGGGCAGGGCACATGGTCTGCAGTCTGTAGATTATTTGCTGAACTTACCAGTGAATGTACAAACAGTGGGGCACTACACAGGTGAACATGAAGAGGAGCAAGGGGAGGAGAAATGTGATTAG includes these proteins:
- the GBA2 gene encoding non-lysosomal glucosylceramidase, which gives rise to MAAPESDLKGNKGGQRTQREDRGGARGGFIAVAANAAAATAPRLHGNTSSPRLSPAPGPPRRHLTTTAARIWTCLERYFVPKDLGPGTIEAVGTQDPENMGTGVPASEQTSCAKGDPQVYCPDNAGGTEAGQVTDCDSPEDNRPLSEPGCSNPQDCGQLMASYEGKAKGYQVPPFGWRICLAHEFAEKRKPFNANNISLSNLIKHLGMGLRYLQWWYRKTQVEKKTPFIDLINCVPLRQIYGCPLGGIGGGTITRGWRGQFCRWQLNPGMYQHQTVIADQFTVCLRREGTTVYQQVLSVERPSVLRSWNWGLCGYFAFYHALYPRAWTVYQLPGQNVTLTCRQITPILPHDYQDSSLPVGVFVWDVENEGDEALDVSIMFSMRNGLGGGDDAPGGLWNEPFYLERDGETVQGLLLHHPTLPNPYTMAVAARLTADTTVTHITAFDPDSTGQQVWQDLLQDGQLDSPAGRSTPSQKGVGIAGAVCVTGKLPPRGQCRLEFSLAWDMPRIMFGAKGQVYYRRYTRFFGRDGNAAPTLSHYALCRYTDWEEKISAWQSPVLDDRSLPAWYKSALFNELYFLADGGTVWLEVPEDSLPEELVGSMCQLRPILQEYGRFGYLEGQEYRMYNTYDVHFYASFALVMLWPKLELSLQYDMALATLREDLTRRQYLMSGVMAPVKRRNVIPHDIGDPDDEPWLRVNAYVVHDTADWKDLNLKFVLQVYRDYYLTGDQGFLRDMWPVCLAVMESEMKFDKDQDGLIENGGYADQTYDGWVTTGPSAYCGGLWLAAVAVMVQMAVLCGAQDVQDKFSSILRRGQEAYERLLWNGRYYNYDCSPPPQSCSIMSDQCAGQWFLRASGLGEGDTEVFPTPHVVCALQTIFEFNVRAFAGGAMGAVNGMQPHGVPDRSSVQSDEVWVGVVYGLAATMIQEGLTWEGFQTAEGCYRTVWERLGLAFQTPEAYCQQRVFRSLAYMRPLSIWAMQLALQQQQHKKASRPIAEQGTGLSTGPKLGPKEAMANPK